In Streptomyces sp. 840.1, one DNA window encodes the following:
- a CDS encoding 2-oxo acid dehydrogenase subunit E2 codes for MSGASGGAGPGTVRRRRHTLYFLEWAAGQRPVHLDTDIDMTRIQEHRAAARERGARYSVVSYLLHTAGRVLAQHPEANAVMAPGWPGILRRPRLMRFGTVTGKLALDRPVDGERSVLSALVPNLEKASLAEIQERVERYRGEEAAGLPEFKGVRMLSRIPAPLGRLAFAAALRDPAKRPGILGTVSVSSLGHRTVDGFHSAGGTAVTLCAGRIVERAVVRDGEVVPAPMMRLGLTFDHRVIDGATAADVLSALHQTMEDFDDGSREAAPEPDVR; via the coding sequence GTGAGCGGCGCCTCCGGCGGCGCCGGCCCCGGCACGGTGCGCCGGCGCCGCCACACCCTGTACTTCCTGGAATGGGCGGCGGGCCAGCGCCCGGTGCACCTGGACACCGACATCGACATGACCCGGATCCAGGAACACCGCGCCGCCGCCCGGGAACGCGGAGCGCGCTACTCGGTGGTGAGCTATCTGCTGCACACCGCGGGGCGCGTCCTCGCCCAGCACCCCGAGGCCAACGCGGTGATGGCCCCCGGCTGGCCCGGAATCCTGCGCCGCCCGCGCCTCATGCGGTTCGGCACGGTCACGGGCAAGCTGGCCCTGGACCGGCCGGTGGACGGCGAACGCAGCGTCCTCTCGGCGCTCGTCCCCAACCTGGAGAAGGCGTCACTGGCCGAGATCCAGGAGCGGGTCGAGCGCTACCGGGGCGAGGAGGCCGCAGGCCTCCCGGAGTTCAAGGGGGTACGGATGCTGAGCCGCATCCCCGCGCCGCTCGGCCGCCTCGCCTTCGCGGCCGCCCTGCGCGACCCGGCGAAGCGGCCCGGGATCCTCGGCACGGTGTCGGTCAGCTCGCTCGGCCACCGGACCGTCGACGGGTTCCACTCCGCCGGCGGCACGGCCGTCACCCTCTGCGCCGGAAGGATCGTGGAGCGCGCGGTGGTCCGCGACGGCGAGGTCGTGCCGGCGCCCATGATGCGGCTCGGCCTCACCTTCGACCACCGAGTGATCGACGGAGCCACCGCGGCCGATGTCCTGAGCGCCCTGCACCAGACCATGGAGGACTTCGATGACGGCTCCAGGGAAGCAGCCCCCGAGCCGGACGTTCGGTGA
- a CDS encoding acyl carrier protein, giving the protein MSSATPVGYSIDDFISTVRDELGLPLTDEQIGADFDELPDWDSLYLLKLVTAVEQALGSSIPVGRVLEARSLKEIYELAVPA; this is encoded by the coding sequence ATGAGCAGCGCCACCCCCGTCGGATACAGCATCGACGACTTCATCAGTACGGTCCGGGACGAGCTCGGCCTGCCGCTGACCGACGAGCAGATCGGCGCGGACTTCGACGAGCTGCCGGACTGGGACTCGCTCTACCTGCTCAAGCTGGTCACCGCCGTCGAGCAGGCACTCGGCTCGTCGATCCCGGTCGGCCGGGTGCTCGAGGCACGCAGCCTGAAGGAGATCTACGAGCTGGCGGTACCGGCGTGA
- a CDS encoding 3-oxoacyl-ACP synthase III family protein yields the protein MTEQNRTPTTHIVSVGTALPGEPVDNAQLAKVLGVNEEWIEVFIGTRTRHFARDLGTGEVRWTLADLCAQACERALAGADTDPGEIDFIVLGTATPDSLMPATVNNIADQLGLDQVPTFQLQSGCAGAVQALGLAQTMIASGQYRTGLVIGGDVCSKHLDVHRDLTGAAPSDLVNFVLFGDGAGAAVVSAEPRGKAVAVRQVLNRFTGLGRKPGQVIEWFGLADRHEDRQAVTEDYKAIEEHVPVMAVEILWELLGELDWDADQLDYLLPPQLSGRMTRKITEQLDVPTALEISCVADTGNNGNALPFLQIEKLLTQMSAGEKALAVAIESSKWIKAGFALEKI from the coding sequence ATGACCGAGCAGAACCGCACCCCGACGACCCACATCGTGTCCGTCGGCACCGCACTGCCCGGTGAGCCGGTGGACAACGCCCAGCTCGCCAAGGTGCTCGGTGTCAACGAGGAATGGATCGAGGTGTTCATCGGCACCAGGACCCGCCACTTCGCCCGCGACCTGGGCACCGGGGAGGTGCGCTGGACGCTGGCGGACCTGTGCGCCCAGGCCTGCGAACGCGCCCTGGCAGGCGCGGACACCGACCCGGGCGAGATCGACTTCATCGTTCTCGGGACCGCCACCCCCGACAGCCTGATGCCCGCCACCGTCAACAACATCGCCGACCAGCTGGGCCTGGACCAGGTGCCCACCTTCCAGCTCCAGTCGGGCTGCGCGGGCGCCGTCCAGGCGCTCGGCCTGGCGCAGACGATGATCGCCTCCGGCCAGTACCGCACCGGTCTGGTCATCGGCGGCGACGTGTGCAGCAAGCATCTCGACGTCCACCGCGACCTGACCGGAGCGGCACCGAGCGACCTGGTGAACTTCGTCCTGTTCGGGGACGGCGCGGGTGCCGCGGTCGTCAGCGCGGAGCCGCGCGGCAAGGCCGTCGCGGTGCGCCAGGTCCTCAACCGCTTCACCGGCCTCGGCCGCAAGCCGGGCCAGGTCATCGAATGGTTCGGGCTCGCCGACCGGCACGAGGACCGGCAGGCGGTCACCGAGGACTACAAGGCCATCGAGGAGCACGTCCCGGTGATGGCCGTGGAGATCCTCTGGGAGCTGCTCGGCGAACTCGACTGGGACGCTGACCAGCTGGACTACCTCCTGCCGCCCCAGCTGTCCGGCCGGATGACCCGGAAGATCACCGAGCAGCTCGATGTGCCGACGGCACTGGAGATCTCCTGCGTCGCCGACACCGGCAACAACGGCAACGCACTGCCCTTCCTCCAGATCGAGAAGCTTCTGACACAGATGTCGGCGGGGGAGAAGGCACTCGCCGTGGCCATCGAGTCCAGCAAATGGATCAAGGCCGGATTCGCCCTGGAGAAGATATGA
- a CDS encoding type I polyketide synthase: MGQIAIVGIDCRFPGAPDAGAYWDLLMRSGDGVGQVPGQRWDAAEFHSPTAAEGHSNTTEGGFIEDPDAFDNEFFTISPREAAAMDPQQRLLLQCAWRAVEDAGLPPQKLAGTRTGVFVGIMGNEWAQLHLTDYARVTAQVGSGNGYCMTANRISYHLDLKGPSLAVDTACSSSLVAVHLAANALLAGECDHAIAGGVNVALTPALSIFYTQAGLSAPDGRCKPFSSEANGIGRGEGVGTVVLRRLEDALADGQQVYAVIRGTAVNQDGRSNGLTAPNRWAQQEVLEHAYERAGVEAADMVFTEGHGTGTALGDMMEVKALGHHHAGRTGKPMALGSVKGNLGHTEGAAGIAGLIKVALALHHRTVPPSRFAVKENQQLKLREHGLRLLKAPLKLANTPSLAGLSSFGMGGTNAHAVLESAPAHAVRPRSAGANGSGGDTGTGIGCAVFTLTAPTPDALRRNLVRQADELSRRRLPVGALSWSGNRVKSGHRYRFAMPAADTGELVRGLREAAADPDRLARFTGAPTARPRTAFLFTGQGSQYPRMTARLYQDSPLYRRFLDEADAALRPHTQGSVRDLILAGDEAVHRTAWAQPALFAVGYALGRTLQELGVQPGLLLGHSVGEYAAACLGGVFPLEGAARLIAARGALMQELPDGGGMLAVLAGREVLADRLAGEDQVGIAVVNGPQAVVLSGEMAALRRVEKDLGRDRFRTRMLKVSHAFHSYLMDPMVERFAKVAEEVGGGIPELPVYSTVYGRRLDGEAMDAAYWTAHIRQPVLFEDAASQLLDDGPGQAVELGPSPVLTSMARKIGPPRSGPRPAFVLPVRNAESGGRDLAQALSDLYRGGADPDWDAAYTEAERTPQRLPLYAFSDEHRYWTRGPVRSAQTPREDFPYGPAANAAPESGADGGASGGSRAATPVLVLNRPAAADPVAEAVLEAIGQVGGYETSELAPHLRLYEELGFDSVMVMELKNRIEERLTGIGPLTVQDLLPVLSSVGDLVNYLCARDASAAGAGIEERTA, from the coding sequence ATGGGCCAGATCGCCATAGTCGGTATCGACTGCCGGTTCCCGGGGGCGCCCGATGCCGGCGCCTACTGGGACCTCCTCATGCGGTCCGGGGACGGGGTCGGACAGGTCCCCGGGCAGCGCTGGGACGCCGCCGAGTTCCACTCGCCCACCGCGGCCGAGGGCCACTCCAACACCACCGAGGGCGGGTTCATCGAGGACCCGGACGCGTTCGACAACGAGTTCTTCACCATCTCGCCGCGCGAGGCGGCCGCCATGGACCCCCAGCAGCGGCTGCTGCTCCAGTGCGCCTGGCGGGCCGTCGAGGACGCGGGACTGCCGCCGCAGAAGCTGGCGGGCACCCGCACCGGTGTCTTCGTCGGCATCATGGGCAACGAATGGGCGCAGCTGCACCTGACCGACTACGCCCGGGTCACCGCCCAGGTGGGGTCCGGCAACGGCTACTGCATGACCGCCAACCGGATCTCGTACCACCTGGACCTCAAGGGGCCGAGCCTCGCCGTCGACACGGCCTGCTCCTCCTCGCTGGTGGCCGTGCACCTGGCGGCCAACGCGCTGCTCGCGGGGGAGTGCGACCACGCGATCGCGGGCGGCGTCAACGTCGCCCTCACACCCGCCCTGTCGATCTTCTACACCCAGGCCGGACTGTCCGCGCCCGACGGCCGGTGCAAGCCGTTCAGCTCCGAGGCCAACGGCATCGGCCGGGGCGAGGGCGTCGGCACCGTCGTGTTGCGCAGGCTGGAGGACGCCCTGGCCGACGGCCAGCAGGTGTACGCGGTGATCCGGGGCACGGCCGTCAACCAGGACGGCCGCAGCAACGGTCTCACCGCCCCCAACCGCTGGGCCCAGCAGGAGGTGCTGGAGCACGCCTACGAGCGGGCCGGTGTCGAGGCGGCCGACATGGTCTTCACCGAAGGCCACGGCACCGGCACGGCGCTCGGCGACATGATGGAGGTCAAGGCGCTCGGCCACCACCACGCCGGACGCACCGGCAAGCCCATGGCGCTCGGCTCGGTCAAGGGCAACCTCGGTCACACCGAGGGCGCCGCCGGTATCGCCGGACTCATCAAGGTGGCGCTCGCCCTGCACCACCGCACCGTGCCGCCCAGCCGGTTCGCGGTCAAGGAGAACCAGCAGCTCAAGCTCCGCGAGCACGGGCTGCGGCTGCTCAAGGCGCCGCTGAAGCTGGCGAACACACCGTCGCTGGCCGGTCTCAGCAGCTTCGGGATGGGCGGCACCAACGCGCACGCCGTGCTGGAGTCCGCACCCGCGCACGCGGTCCGCCCCCGCTCCGCCGGCGCCAACGGCTCCGGCGGAGATACGGGGACCGGCATCGGCTGCGCCGTCTTCACGCTGACCGCGCCCACACCGGACGCGCTGCGCCGCAACCTGGTGCGCCAGGCCGACGAGCTCTCCCGCCGGCGGCTGCCGGTCGGAGCGCTCAGCTGGAGCGGCAACCGGGTCAAGTCCGGTCACCGCTACCGGTTCGCGATGCCCGCCGCCGACACCGGTGAGCTGGTGCGCGGGCTGCGGGAGGCCGCCGCCGACCCGGACCGGCTGGCCCGGTTCACCGGGGCGCCCACCGCCCGGCCGCGCACCGCGTTCCTGTTCACCGGCCAGGGCTCGCAGTACCCGAGGATGACCGCGCGGCTCTACCAGGACTCGCCGCTCTACCGGAGGTTCCTCGACGAGGCGGATGCCGCGCTCCGGCCGCACACCCAGGGGTCGGTACGCGATCTGATCCTGGCCGGGGACGAGGCGGTGCACCGTACGGCCTGGGCGCAGCCCGCGCTGTTCGCGGTCGGGTACGCCCTCGGGCGCACCCTCCAGGAGCTCGGTGTGCAGCCCGGTCTGCTGCTCGGCCACAGCGTCGGCGAGTACGCGGCCGCCTGCCTGGGCGGGGTGTTCCCGCTGGAGGGCGCGGCCCGGCTGATAGCCGCCAGGGGCGCCCTGATGCAGGAACTCCCCGACGGCGGCGGCATGCTGGCCGTGCTGGCCGGTCGCGAGGTGCTCGCCGACCGGCTGGCGGGTGAGGACCAGGTCGGCATCGCGGTCGTCAACGGCCCCCAGGCCGTGGTGCTCTCGGGAGAGATGGCGGCGCTGCGCCGGGTCGAGAAGGACCTCGGCCGGGACCGCTTCCGCACCCGGATGCTCAAGGTCTCGCACGCCTTCCACTCCTACCTGATGGACCCGATGGTGGAACGGTTCGCCAAGGTCGCCGAAGAGGTCGGCGGCGGGATACCCGAACTGCCCGTGTACTCGACCGTGTACGGCCGCAGGCTGGACGGCGAGGCGATGGACGCCGCCTACTGGACCGCGCACATCAGGCAGCCGGTGCTGTTCGAGGACGCCGCCTCCCAGCTGCTGGACGACGGCCCCGGCCAGGCGGTCGAGCTAGGCCCCTCGCCGGTCCTCACCTCCATGGCACGCAAGATCGGCCCGCCCAGGTCGGGGCCGCGCCCGGCCTTCGTCCTGCCCGTGCGGAACGCGGAGTCCGGCGGCCGGGACCTGGCGCAGGCACTGTCCGACCTCTACCGGGGCGGCGCCGACCCGGACTGGGACGCCGCCTACACCGAGGCGGAGCGCACCCCGCAGCGACTGCCCCTGTACGCGTTCAGCGACGAGCACCGCTACTGGACCCGCGGCCCGGTCCGGTCCGCGCAGACCCCGCGCGAGGACTTCCCGTACGGCCCGGCGGCGAACGCCGCTCCGGAGTCCGGAGCGGACGGGGGCGCATCCGGCGGGAGCCGGGCGGCCACCCCCGTACTCGTGCTGAACCGGCCGGCCGCCGCGGACCCCGTGGCCGAGGCCGTGCTGGAGGCGATCGGGCAGGTCGGAGGGTACGAGACCAGCGAACTCGCCCCGCATCTGCGGCTCTACGAGGAACTCGGCTTCGACTCCGTGATGGTCATGGAGCTCAAGAACCGCATCGAGGAACGGCTGACCGGCATCGGCCCGCTCACGGTGCAGGACCTGCTGCCCGTTCTCTCCTCGGTCGGCGACCTCGTGAACTACCTGTGCGCACGTGACGCCTCCGCCGCCGGCGCCGGCATTGAGGAGAGGACCGCATGA
- a CDS encoding acyl carrier protein produces the protein MPVPTTGHTTEELTTWLAERIALYLKRQPGEIDPAVPLAEYGLDSVAALSLCGDIEEDFDLVLEPTVAWDYPTVAALAGHLMETFADGVRTA, from the coding sequence ATGCCCGTTCCGACCACTGGACACACCACGGAAGAGCTGACCACGTGGCTGGCCGAGCGCATCGCCCTGTACCTGAAGCGGCAGCCGGGCGAGATCGACCCGGCCGTGCCGCTCGCCGAGTACGGTCTCGACTCGGTCGCCGCACTCAGCCTGTGCGGTGACATCGAGGAGGACTTCGACCTCGTACTGGAGCCGACCGTCGCCTGGGACTACCCGACGGTCGCCGCGCTCGCCGGACACCTGATGGAGACATTCGCCGACGGGGTGAGGACTGCCTGA
- a CDS encoding acyl-CoA dehydrogenase family protein, with protein MLIGTSASEANGVSFDAPGAAHTAGQEARVVARVAELERRLGDPDDERGEVSHARLLEADEAGELSETGERALDELVLNADFVPRAHGGRLERIDTLVRVMRQVFRRDIALGLGYGVTSFMAGVNVWASGNDEQRARLARLLLDGGKVSVAYHELAHGNDFVRNEFRARPVPGGYLLGGAKQVINNADRAAAWVLFSRTDPAPGSRSHSVLFAERDGLDEDRYRVLPRYDAVGVRGCHLSGLDFDDCQVPASALVGEEGKGVELALRAFQITRSAVPGMALGATDTNLRTVVRFALGRQLYRRSVMDIPHAKATLSSAFLDLLICDSLSLAATRAVHVLPEETSVYAAAVKYLVPKMLTDAMYDLSIVLGARFYVRDGEFGIFQKHVRDLPVLSLGHAGSAACQATIIPQLSRLARRAWFAGDPAPPSLFRLREELPEIPFDRLTLASGRDSLSASLVAAVDELPSSTPEERAVHGSALRMMDELRQLQEQSRGLEPQDRTALASPSSFALADRYTVLLAAASVIGVWQQARDGDDPFLADPSWAAAALDRLGHRLGRPQPDLPESCDRRVHEEVLRRFRENRSYDLYNTPLAG; from the coding sequence ATGCTGATCGGTACTTCGGCCTCGGAAGCGAACGGAGTGTCCTTCGACGCCCCGGGCGCAGCCCACACGGCCGGCCAGGAAGCCAGGGTGGTCGCACGCGTCGCCGAGCTGGAACGGCGGCTCGGTGACCCGGACGACGAGCGGGGCGAGGTCTCCCACGCCCGGCTCCTGGAAGCCGACGAGGCCGGAGAACTGTCGGAGACGGGTGAGCGGGCACTCGACGAACTGGTGCTCAACGCCGACTTCGTGCCCCGGGCCCACGGCGGACGACTGGAGCGGATCGACACGCTGGTGCGCGTGATGCGCCAGGTGTTCCGCCGGGACATCGCCCTCGGGCTGGGCTACGGGGTCACCTCCTTCATGGCCGGCGTCAACGTCTGGGCCTCGGGCAACGACGAACAGCGCGCCCGGCTCGCCCGGCTGCTGCTCGACGGCGGCAAGGTGTCCGTCGCGTACCACGAGCTCGCCCACGGCAACGACTTCGTACGCAACGAGTTCCGGGCCCGCCCGGTGCCCGGCGGCTACCTGCTGGGCGGCGCCAAGCAGGTCATCAACAACGCGGACCGGGCGGCGGCGTGGGTCCTGTTCAGCCGGACCGACCCGGCGCCGGGCAGCCGCAGCCACTCGGTGCTGTTCGCCGAGCGCGACGGCCTCGACGAGGACCGCTACCGGGTCCTGCCGCGCTACGACGCGGTGGGGGTGCGCGGCTGCCACCTGTCCGGCCTCGACTTCGACGACTGCCAGGTGCCCGCCTCCGCACTCGTCGGGGAGGAGGGGAAGGGCGTCGAACTCGCCCTCCGCGCCTTCCAGATCACCCGCAGCGCCGTCCCCGGCATGGCGCTCGGGGCGACCGACACCAATCTGCGGACCGTCGTCAGGTTCGCGCTCGGCAGGCAGCTGTACCGGCGCTCGGTCATGGACATCCCGCACGCCAAGGCCACCCTGTCCAGCGCCTTCCTGGACCTGCTGATCTGCGACAGCCTCTCGCTCGCCGCCACCCGCGCCGTCCACGTGCTGCCGGAGGAGACCAGCGTGTACGCGGCGGCCGTCAAGTACCTGGTCCCGAAGATGCTCACGGACGCCATGTACGACCTCTCGATCGTGCTCGGTGCCCGCTTCTACGTCCGTGACGGCGAGTTCGGGATCTTCCAGAAGCACGTCCGCGACCTGCCGGTGCTCAGCCTCGGTCACGCGGGCTCCGCCGCCTGCCAGGCCACCATCATTCCGCAGCTGTCCAGGCTGGCCAGGCGCGCCTGGTTCGCCGGCGACCCGGCCCCGCCCTCCCTCTTCCGGCTCCGCGAGGAACTGCCGGAGATCCCGTTCGACCGGCTGACGCTGGCCAGCGGGCGCGACTCGCTCAGCGCCTCACTCGTCGCCGCGGTGGACGAACTGCCCAGCAGCACGCCCGAGGAGCGGGCCGTACACGGCTCGGCGCTCCGGATGATGGACGAGCTGCGGCAGCTCCAGGAGCAGAGCCGGGGCCTCGAACCCCAGGACCGCACGGCCCTGGCGAGCCCGAGCAGCTTCGCGCTGGCGGACCGCTACACCGTGCTGCTGGCAGCCGCCTCGGTCATAGGCGTCTGGCAGCAGGCCCGCGACGGAGACGACCCGTTCCTCGCCGACCCCTCCTGGGCGGCCGCCGCCCTGGACCGGCTCGGCCACCGGCTCGGCCGTCCCCAGCCCGACCTGCCGGAATCCTGCGACCGCCGGGTGCACGAGGAGGTGCTCCGCCGCTTCCGCGAGAACCGCAGTTACGACCTGTACAACACCCCACTGGCCGGCTGA
- a CDS encoding acyl-CoA dehydrogenase family protein, with protein MEQPAYRVAEELDRFLGDPGDPARPFSHTRCVELDEKEEFPADICRQLEEWGLTDYYVPVEHGGRLRSYEQVLQLMRTVARRDLTVAVGHGKTYLGGVCVWVSGTPEQARRLGADIRAGVPVSLGLTERAHGSDLLAGEVTGAVEADGWLVSGEKWLINNATRGSVFSLLTRTDPAGGPRGFSVLLVDKRKLGPGSYRHLPKVRTHGIRGADISGIAFDGARVDREDLVGTEGGGLETVLKALQLTRTMCASLSLGAADHGLRIAVDFAEERELYGRHLIDLPQARSVLSTAAADVLLHEALAVFAARAVHTQTDELSVTAAVTKYLLPSGTEAVLAALTRVLGARAFLKGVYAGGMFQKIERDHRIVGLFDGNTLVNLNSLINQFRSLVRGRRRGTGDSAGAVAAYDLSAPVPALDPARLSLVARHGSGVLAGLDASVAELSRRAGENPALRGAVESAERLVAVERRVHAEMESRQSPAGEVEPEVFDLARRYTLCYAGAACLGLWLHSSGAAAGGGGTAALWQDGLWLRAALGRILERLGEPGSGDAEAYEGLLAHLRAGRRTGELFSLLPQRLPEPLPLESTGATAGTS; from the coding sequence ATGGAGCAACCGGCCTACCGGGTCGCCGAGGAGCTCGACCGCTTCCTCGGCGACCCGGGCGACCCCGCCCGCCCGTTCTCCCACACGCGCTGCGTGGAGCTGGACGAGAAGGAGGAGTTCCCCGCCGACATCTGCCGACAGCTGGAGGAGTGGGGGCTCACCGACTACTACGTGCCGGTCGAGCACGGCGGACGGCTGCGCAGTTACGAACAGGTCCTGCAGCTCATGCGCACGGTCGCCCGGCGGGATCTGACGGTGGCCGTCGGCCATGGCAAGACCTACCTCGGCGGGGTGTGCGTATGGGTGTCCGGTACGCCGGAACAGGCGCGGCGGCTCGGCGCGGACATCCGGGCCGGTGTGCCCGTCTCGCTCGGGCTCACCGAACGGGCCCACGGCAGCGATCTGCTGGCCGGTGAGGTGACGGGTGCGGTCGAGGCGGACGGGTGGCTGGTCAGCGGCGAGAAGTGGCTGATCAACAACGCCACCCGGGGCAGCGTGTTCTCCCTGCTCACCCGCACCGACCCGGCGGGCGGGCCGCGCGGCTTCAGCGTTCTGCTGGTCGACAAGCGGAAGCTCGGCCCCGGGAGCTACCGCCACCTGCCCAAGGTCCGCACGCACGGCATCCGGGGGGCCGACATCTCCGGGATCGCCTTCGACGGCGCCCGGGTGGACCGGGAGGACCTGGTCGGCACCGAGGGCGGCGGCCTGGAGACGGTGCTCAAGGCCCTGCAGCTCACCCGCACCATGTGCGCCTCGCTCTCCCTGGGCGCCGCCGACCACGGGCTGCGGATCGCCGTGGACTTCGCCGAGGAGCGCGAGCTCTACGGCCGGCACCTGATCGACCTCCCGCAGGCCAGGTCGGTGCTGAGCACCGCGGCGGCCGACGTGCTGCTGCACGAGGCGCTCGCCGTGTTCGCGGCCCGCGCCGTGCACACCCAGACGGACGAGCTCAGTGTCACCGCGGCCGTGACCAAGTACCTGCTGCCCAGCGGCACCGAGGCCGTGCTCGCCGCCCTGACCCGGGTGCTCGGCGCCCGCGCGTTCCTCAAGGGCGTGTACGCGGGCGGGATGTTCCAGAAGATCGAGCGCGACCACCGGATCGTCGGACTCTTCGACGGCAACACGCTGGTCAACCTCAACTCCCTTATCAACCAGTTCCGTTCGCTGGTGCGCGGCAGACGGCGCGGTACCGGCGACAGCGCGGGAGCGGTGGCGGCCTACGACCTGTCGGCGCCGGTCCCGGCGCTGGACCCGGCCCGGCTCTCGCTGGTCGCCCGCCACGGCAGCGGCGTACTGGCGGGCCTCGACGCCTCCGTCGCCGAGCTGAGCCGGCGGGCCGGGGAGAACCCGGCGCTCCGCGGGGCGGTCGAGTCCGCCGAGCGGCTCGTCGCCGTGGAGCGCCGGGTGCACGCCGAGATGGAGAGCCGGCAGAGCCCGGCCGGTGAGGTGGAGCCGGAGGTCTTCGACCTGGCCCGCCGCTACACGCTCTGCTACGCGGGGGCGGCCTGCCTCGGCCTGTGGCTGCACAGCTCGGGCGCGGCGGCCGGCGGCGGCGGCACCGCCGCGCTGTGGCAGGACGGACTGTGGCTGCGTGCCGCGCTCGGCCGGATCCTCGAACGGCTCGGAGAGCCGGGCAGCGGGGACGCCGAGGCGTACGAAGGGCTGCTGGCGCATCTGCGGGCCGGCCGCCGGACCGGAGAGCTGTTCTCGCTGCTGCCCCAGCGGCTGCCGGAACCGCTCCCGCTGGAAAGCACCGGCGCAACTGCCGGCACGAGTTGA
- a CDS encoding fatty acyl-AMP ligase — translation MTSFRTFTELVLTRTAALGAEDAFIFLRDDTGGSAPEHLTYAGLDREARRIASLLQENRAAGRQVLLLYPSGTDFIKAFTACLYAGAVAVPATLPTEQGQHFARVSGILRDAEVRVVLTDSAQAPEISAWLAAEGMNDVLCLATDDTTLGDAGAYVQPSLNPQDLAFLQYTSGSTSDPKGVMVSHGNLLANEAAIQRSAGTTSESRFGGWLPFYHDMGLIGHILHPLYIGGSAALMSPTSFLRRPYRWLKMIDDYGVTIGGGPNFAFDLCVRRVTDEQLGTLDLSRWTAAANGAEPIRRETVRAFTERFAPTGFRAESFFPCYGMAETTLLVSGTPLGLSPVNRAVDPAALEQGRLGVPAEGGPSRTLVSSGVVHAEDFEVRIVDPETFLEQPQGGVGEIWVKGDSVASGYWKRPLTNEEIFDAHITDAEGNRDDGGWLRTGDLGALEDGQLYVTGRLKEIVIFAGRNLYPQDVERAVQSSDGSLGFGSGAVFSVETDREHLIIVQEVRASAVSTDLRAVATGAQSLIGKEFNVSAGNVVLVRPGTIRKTTSGKIQRTLMRKLFLQGALTPLYEVLEPAVREAVADATDRPLEAAV, via the coding sequence TTGACAAGCTTCCGAACCTTTACGGAACTCGTCCTGACGCGTACCGCCGCGCTCGGCGCCGAGGACGCCTTCATCTTCCTGCGGGACGACACCGGGGGTTCGGCCCCGGAACACCTGACGTACGCCGGGCTCGACCGGGAAGCGCGCCGGATAGCCTCGCTGCTCCAGGAGAACCGGGCCGCGGGCCGGCAGGTGCTGCTTCTCTACCCCTCGGGCACCGACTTCATCAAGGCGTTCACCGCGTGCCTGTACGCGGGCGCCGTCGCCGTGCCCGCCACGCTCCCCACCGAGCAGGGCCAGCACTTCGCCCGGGTCTCCGGCATCCTGCGGGACGCCGAGGTGCGGGTGGTGCTCACCGACTCCGCCCAGGCCCCGGAGATATCCGCCTGGCTGGCCGCAGAGGGCATGAACGACGTCCTGTGCCTGGCCACCGACGACACGACGCTCGGCGACGCGGGTGCCTACGTCCAGCCGTCGCTGAACCCGCAGGACCTGGCGTTCCTGCAGTACACATCCGGCTCGACCAGCGACCCCAAGGGCGTCATGGTCTCGCACGGCAACCTGCTGGCCAACGAGGCGGCGATCCAGCGCTCGGCCGGCACCACCAGCGAGTCCCGCTTCGGTGGCTGGCTGCCCTTCTACCACGACATGGGGCTCATCGGGCACATCCTGCACCCGCTCTACATCGGCGGTTCGGCGGCCCTGATGTCCCCGACGTCCTTCCTCCGGCGGCCCTACCGCTGGCTGAAGATGATCGACGACTACGGCGTGACGATCGGCGGCGGACCCAACTTCGCCTTCGACCTGTGCGTGCGGCGCGTCACCGACGAGCAACTGGGGACCCTGGACCTGTCCCGCTGGACGGCCGCCGCCAACGGGGCGGAGCCGATCCGGCGCGAGACGGTGCGGGCCTTCACCGAGCGCTTCGCCCCGACGGGCTTCCGGGCCGAGTCCTTCTTCCCCTGCTACGGCATGGCGGAGACCACCCTGCTCGTGTCGGGCACCCCGCTCGGACTCAGCCCGGTGAACCGTGCCGTCGACCCGGCCGCCCTGGAACAGGGCCGGCTCGGTGTCCCGGCGGAGGGCGGACCCTCCCGGACCCTGGTCAGCAGCGGCGTGGTGCACGCCGAGGACTTCGAGGTGCGGATCGTCGACCCGGAGACCTTCCTGGAGCAGCCGCAGGGCGGCGTCGGCGAGATCTGGGTCAAGGGCGACAGCGTCGCGAGCGGGTACTGGAAGCGCCCGCTGACCAACGAGGAGATCTTCGACGCGCACATCACCGACGCCGAAGGAAACCGCGACGACGGCGGCTGGCTGCGCACCGGCGACCTCGGAGCCCTGGAGGACGGCCAGCTGTACGTCACCGGCCGGCTCAAGGAGATCGTCATCTTCGCCGGCCGCAACCTCTACCCGCAGGACGTCGAACGCGCCGTCCAGTCCAGCGACGGCTCACTCGGCTTCGGTTCGGGCGCGGTGTTCTCGGTCGAGACCGACCGGGAGCACCTGATCATCGTCCAGGAGGTCAGGGCCAGCGCCGTCAGCACCGATCTGCGGGCGGTCGCCACCGGCGCCCAGAGCCTGATCGGCAAGGAGTTCAACGTCTCCGCCGGCAACGTGGTGCTGGTACGCCCCGGCACCATCCGCAAGACCACCAGCGGCAAGATCCAGCGCACCCTGATGCGCAAGCTCTTCCTGCAGGGCGCGCTCACCCCGCTGTACGAGGTGCTGGAGCCCGCGGTCCGGGAGGCCGTCGCCGACGCCACCGACCGCCCACTGGAAGCGGCGGTCTGA